One region of Halohasta litchfieldiae genomic DNA includes:
- the pheS gene encoding phenylalanine--tRNA ligase subunit alpha — MRLPDSQLAVLDAANTTDEPTVDRLADETGLKSASVTGAAFDLRDEGLVSVEETTDTDAELTDEAHEYLDDGLPEIRLYRAAIDAGADDEPVSMGQLIGASGLGGPQVDIALSNFARKGYGVIDSGDVTADPDADPDVDPEQAALESLAAGDSVDDTDLLDQLERRELIVQSERTVRTIQPTDEGTAALEAGIEVAETVDALTPEMLTSGEWEDVEFTEYNVEADAPRVEGGRKHILRQTSDRVKDVLVGMGFKEMDGPHADADFWINDCLFMPQDHPARTHWDRFALDVPGIQDLPDQLVDRVESAHRNGVGDDGEGYHSPWSRDFAEAVALRGHTTSLSMRYLSGFAGADIDPPQRYFSVEKVYRNDTLDPTHLLEFFQIEGWVMAEDLSVRDLMGTFEEFYKQFGITDIQFKPHYNPYTEPSFELFGTHPTTGELVEIGNSGMFRPEVLEPLGIECDVMAWGLALERLLMLMYGFEDIRDVHGTLCDLELLRETEVVY, encoded by the coding sequence ATGCGACTCCCGGACTCTCAACTCGCGGTGTTGGACGCCGCGAACACGACCGACGAACCGACCGTCGACCGGCTGGCCGACGAAACAGGACTCAAGTCTGCTTCCGTCACCGGTGCGGCCTTCGACCTCCGCGACGAGGGACTCGTCTCTGTCGAAGAGACGACCGACACCGACGCCGAACTCACCGACGAGGCTCACGAGTATCTCGATGACGGCCTCCCTGAGATTCGGCTCTACCGTGCTGCAATCGACGCCGGGGCCGACGACGAACCGGTGTCGATGGGCCAACTCATCGGCGCATCGGGCCTCGGCGGCCCGCAGGTCGACATCGCGCTGTCGAACTTCGCGCGCAAAGGCTACGGCGTGATTGATTCGGGCGACGTCACCGCCGACCCGGATGCCGACCCCGACGTCGACCCCGAACAGGCTGCCCTCGAATCGCTGGCCGCAGGCGACTCTGTCGACGATACTGATCTCCTCGATCAACTCGAACGCCGTGAACTGATCGTCCAGAGCGAGCGTACGGTTCGCACGATCCAGCCGACCGACGAGGGCACAGCCGCTCTCGAAGCAGGCATCGAGGTCGCCGAAACGGTCGACGCACTCACCCCCGAAATGCTGACCAGCGGCGAGTGGGAAGATGTCGAGTTCACCGAGTACAATGTGGAAGCTGACGCACCACGCGTTGAGGGTGGTCGCAAGCACATCCTCCGGCAGACGTCTGACCGCGTCAAGGACGTACTGGTTGGGATGGGCTTCAAAGAGATGGACGGTCCCCATGCTGACGCCGACTTCTGGATCAACGACTGTCTATTCATGCCACAAGATCACCCCGCGCGCACGCATTGGGATCGGTTCGCCCTCGACGTGCCGGGGATTCAGGATCTCCCCGACCAGTTGGTCGACCGCGTCGAGTCGGCCCATCGCAACGGTGTCGGCGACGATGGTGAGGGCTATCATTCACCCTGGAGCCGTGACTTTGCTGAAGCTGTTGCCCTCCGGGGTCACACGACCTCCTTATCAATGCGGTATCTCTCCGGCTTTGCGGGTGCGGACATCGACCCACCGCAGCGGTATTTCTCGGTCGAGAAGGTCTACCGCAACGACACGCTCGATCCGACTCACCTGCTCGAATTCTTCCAGATTGAGGGCTGGGTGATGGCCGAGGATCTCTCTGTTCGGGACCTGATGGGCACCTTCGAGGAGTTTTACAAGCAGTTCGGGATTACGGATATTCAGTTCAAACCCCACTACAATCCATACACGGAGCCATCCTTCGAACTGTTCGGCACCCACCCGACCACGGGCGAACTCGTCGAGATCGGCAACTCCGGGATGTTCCGCCCTGAAGTGCTCGAACCGCTCGGAATCGAGTGTGATGTGATGGCGTGGGGGCTCGCCCTCGAACGACTCTTGATGCTTATGTATGGCTTCGAAGACATCCGCGATGTTCACGGGACGCTGTGTGATCTTGAACTGCTGCGAGAGACGGAGGTGGTTTACTAA
- a CDS encoding winged-helix domain-containing protein — translation MDCDNETHPTDSPPDETILHLLEEHKALPTDRIAAEIEESIATIRDRLKMMAEVGLIERRETANGDVWLIW, via the coding sequence GTGGACTGTGATAACGAGACACATCCTACTGACAGTCCCCCGGATGAGACGATTCTCCACCTTCTCGAAGAGCACAAAGCCTTGCCAACCGACCGTATTGCCGCCGAGATCGAAGAAAGCATTGCGACCATTCGAGACCGCCTCAAGATGATGGCGGAAGTCGGCTTGATCGAGCGCCGCGAGACGGCCAACGGTGACGTGTGGCTGATCTGGTAG
- the pheT gene encoding phenylalanine--tRNA ligase subunit beta, which yields MPVVDVDPDELRKLTGHDEKSDEELKDDLFNLGLEYEGETEEGFMQLEFAPDRLDRLSVEGVARSLRYQYGDDRGLYVPNTNDPDWTFHVEESVPDGRPYVTGAVVRDVNLTEDALDSLIQLQEKLHATMGRKRAKAAIGIHDLTMVKGQSYDDDEGGPSITYKGIDPEGDSFVPLESDAEMTPTEVLASHETGKKYADLLDGFEQYPAIYDQLGLFSFPPVINGKRTEVEPESRDLLIELTGTDQWTIDHICNIICYALSARGGTIEEVDIEYASAAAADDNYGQTLVRPDFEVRTKSLSHDRIETVLGIDLDRSTVLDLFERAGLSASVDESVDAKETIYEVEIPPNRVDVLHPMDLIDDLGRAYGFNELEPHYPDVGTVGGRHERTRLEDATRASLVGLGFEDLLNFHMISGEANYDRLNIEPGTDIVGAGEPVEITGPYSEDYTQLRSWVLPSLLMVLENNTHRAYPQELAEIGLAAEVDETENTNVAEWRSVGAVVARHDATYEDAKARLAALCEDFDVDLETPATEHPSFIPGRVADVVIDGETVGVIGEIHPQVLVDHDLELPVAAFELRLDALSE from the coding sequence ATGCCTGTAGTCGACGTCGACCCTGACGAACTCCGCAAGTTGACTGGCCACGACGAGAAATCCGACGAAGAACTCAAAGATGACCTGTTCAATCTCGGCCTCGAATACGAAGGCGAGACCGAGGAGGGATTCATGCAACTCGAATTCGCGCCCGACCGCCTCGATCGCCTCTCGGTCGAAGGCGTCGCCCGGTCGCTTCGCTACCAGTACGGCGACGACCGCGGCCTGTATGTCCCCAACACGAACGACCCCGACTGGACGTTCCACGTCGAAGAGAGCGTCCCCGATGGTCGACCGTACGTCACCGGTGCGGTCGTCCGGGACGTGAACCTGACCGAAGACGCCCTCGACTCGCTGATCCAGTTGCAGGAAAAACTCCATGCGACGATGGGTCGCAAGCGAGCCAAGGCCGCAATCGGAATTCACGACTTGACGATGGTCAAGGGCCAGTCCTACGATGACGACGAGGGGGGTCCCTCGATCACATACAAAGGCATTGACCCCGAGGGCGACAGCTTCGTCCCGCTCGAATCCGACGCCGAGATGACGCCCACCGAAGTGCTCGCATCCCACGAGACCGGCAAAAAATACGCCGACCTCTTGGATGGCTTCGAGCAGTATCCCGCCATCTACGACCAACTCGGCCTGTTTTCGTTCCCGCCAGTAATCAACGGCAAACGAACCGAGGTCGAACCCGAATCCCGCGATCTCCTCATCGAACTCACCGGGACCGATCAGTGGACCATCGACCACATCTGCAACATCATCTGCTATGCGCTGTCGGCGCGTGGTGGCACCATCGAAGAAGTCGACATCGAGTACGCCAGCGCGGCTGCGGCTGATGACAACTACGGCCAAACCCTCGTCCGACCTGATTTCGAAGTCCGGACCAAGAGCCTCAGCCACGACCGTATCGAGACGGTTCTCGGGATTGATCTCGACCGGTCGACCGTCTTGGATCTCTTCGAGCGCGCTGGACTCTCGGCGTCGGTCGACGAATCCGTCGACGCTAAGGAGACGATATACGAGGTCGAAATCCCACCCAACAGGGTGGATGTACTGCATCCGATGGATCTGATTGATGACCTCGGTCGGGCCTACGGCTTCAACGAACTGGAGCCACACTATCCCGACGTCGGGACCGTGGGTGGTCGACACGAGCGCACCCGCCTCGAAGACGCCACCCGCGCGAGTCTCGTTGGACTGGGCTTCGAGGACCTGTTGAACTTCCATATGATCTCCGGGGAAGCCAACTACGACCGACTCAACATCGAACCCGGCACCGATATTGTCGGTGCAGGTGAGCCAGTCGAGATCACTGGTCCGTACAGTGAGGACTACACACAGCTCCGAAGCTGGGTGCTACCGTCGCTGCTGATGGTGCTGGAAAACAATACGCATCGAGCCTATCCGCAGGAGTTGGCCGAGATTGGGCTGGCCGCGGAAGTCGACGAGACCGAAAACACCAATGTCGCCGAATGGCGCTCGGTTGGCGCGGTCGTGGCCCGCCACGACGCGACCTACGAGGACGCCAAAGCGCGACTTGCCGCGCTCTGTGAGGACTTCGACGTCGACCTCGAAACCCCGGCGACCGAGCATCC
- a CDS encoding tryptophan--tRNA ligase: protein MTDEDTPPRGTDHDGGTERRAAPLTDGGVDETTIDPWGSSTIADYRKLFEEFGIEEFDSLLGDVPNPHYLMRRGVIFGHRDYSPVAEALENGDDAAVLSGFMPTGDPHIGHKLVFDEIIWHQQQGADAYGLIADLEAHSARGMSWDEIDEHAESYLLSLIALGFDAEDGTLYRQSQNRELQDLAFELGSNARFAEFGSIYGFDGETSISHMQSVVTQMADMLYPQLVDGPKPTVIPVGPDQDPHVRLARDLAVRMRFFKVTEAYASFEVDATERELVGRAYDVLSEKLANDEMVRCEDAADWLDNHEVDAELTAARTSAVDKLSEAGMEPVRPRVRFFHRHGPDEAFEAMIEAIEGEKRVYEGHIDSFDLDIEEAETLARDVEVDAGGYGFIQPSSIYHRFMTGLTGGKMSSSIPASHISLLDDPEDGYDKVKSATTGGRDTAEKQRELGGEADDCPVYELYAYLLAQDDDEFAKTVYDECVGGERLCGDCKEQAAELMKEFLADHQEKREEAKELLAECDIELESDRKGPGGSH, encoded by the coding sequence ATGACAGACGAGGATACACCCCCCAGAGGGACAGACCACGATGGTGGCACAGAGCGCCGAGCCGCGCCGCTGACCGACGGCGGCGTCGACGAAACCACCATCGACCCGTGGGGATCGTCGACAATTGCCGACTACCGCAAACTGTTCGAGGAATTCGGTATCGAGGAGTTTGACTCTTTGCTCGGCGACGTCCCCAACCCCCACTATCTGATGCGTCGGGGAGTCATCTTCGGCCACCGTGACTACAGCCCGGTTGCCGAGGCCCTCGAAAACGGCGATGATGCCGCCGTCCTCTCGGGGTTCATGCCAACCGGCGACCCCCACATCGGCCACAAACTCGTCTTCGACGAGATTATTTGGCATCAACAGCAGGGAGCCGACGCCTATGGCCTGATCGCTGATCTCGAAGCCCACTCGGCCCGTGGAATGAGTTGGGACGAAATAGATGAGCATGCCGAGAGCTATCTGTTGAGCCTGATCGCCCTCGGCTTCGACGCCGAGGACGGAACGCTCTACCGACAGTCCCAGAACCGCGAGCTTCAGGACCTCGCGTTCGAACTCGGCTCGAATGCCCGGTTCGCCGAATTCGGTTCGATTTACGGTTTCGACGGCGAAACCAGTATCTCACACATGCAGAGCGTCGTCACCCAGATGGCCGACATGCTCTACCCGCAGTTGGTCGACGGTCCGAAACCAACCGTTATTCCGGTTGGTCCTGACCAAGACCCCCACGTCCGGCTTGCCCGCGATCTGGCCGTTCGGATGCGATTTTTCAAGGTCACCGAGGCCTACGCCAGTTTCGAGGTCGACGCTACCGAACGGGAGTTGGTTGGCCGAGCCTACGATGTGCTGAGCGAGAAGCTGGCCAACGACGAGATGGTTCGCTGCGAGGACGCCGCCGACTGGCTCGACAATCACGAGGTCGACGCCGAACTCACCGCGGCCCGCACCTCGGCCGTTGACAAACTCTCCGAGGCAGGCATGGAGCCGGTTCGGCCACGGGTTCGGTTCTTCCACCGCCACGGTCCCGACGAGGCCTTCGAGGCGATGATCGAGGCCATCGAGGGCGAAAAACGGGTGTACGAGGGCCATATCGACAGCTTTGATCTCGACATCGAGGAGGCCGAAACACTGGCTCGGGACGTGGAAGTCGACGCAGGCGGCTACGGCTTCATCCAGCCGTCCTCGATATACCATCGGTTTATGACCGGCCTCACCGGTGGCAAAATGTCGTCGTCGATTCCGGCCAGCCACATCAGCCTGCTTGATGACCCTGAAGACGGCTACGACAAGGTCAAATCCGCGACCACGGGTGGTCGAGATACTGCCGAAAAACAGCGCGAACTCGGCGGCGAGGCTGACGACTGTCCGGTGTACGAACTGTATGCCTACCTGCTGGCCCAGGACGACGACGAGTTTGCGAAGACGGTCTACGACGAGTGTGTCGGCGGCGAGCGACTTTGCGGTGACTGCAAAGAACAGGCTGCGGAGCTAATGAAGGAGTTCCTCGCAGATCATCAGGAGAAACGCGAGGAGGCCAAAGAACTGCTCGCGGAGTGCGATATCGAACTCGAATCGGACCGCAAGGGTCCCGGCGGCTCGCACTGA
- a CDS encoding sugar O-acetyltransferase has protein sequence MTSEKQAMRSGALYDPTAPELVADRTAARDLTRRYNQTSTDEASRRQDLLESLFGSLGESCTVEPPFRCDYGDNIHVDEGFYANFDCVILDVCPVEIGRNCKLGPSVHIYTATHPLDPDERAGGLEYGKPVSIGDDVWIGGNATINPGVTVGDGSVIASGTVVTEDVPKGVVVGGNPATIIKDVDAND, from the coding sequence GTGACCAGTGAAAAACAAGCGATGCGCAGCGGGGCGCTGTACGATCCCACTGCTCCCGAACTCGTGGCCGACCGCACGGCGGCTCGGGACCTGACGAGGCGCTACAATCAAACGTCGACTGATGAGGCGTCACGCCGACAGGACCTGCTCGAATCATTGTTCGGCTCGCTCGGCGAGAGTTGTACCGTCGAGCCACCGTTTCGCTGTGATTACGGCGACAATATCCACGTCGACGAAGGGTTCTACGCCAATTTCGACTGTGTCATCTTGGATGTCTGTCCCGTCGAGATCGGCCGAAACTGCAAACTCGGGCCGAGCGTCCACATCTACACTGCGACCCATCCACTCGATCCCGACGAGCGGGCCGGGGGCTTAGAGTACGGCAAGCCAGTCTCCATCGGTGATGACGTCTGGATCGGTGGCAACGCCACGATCAATCCCGGCGTGACCGTCGGTGATGGCTCCGTGATCGCCTCCGGTACGGTCGTCACTGAAGACGTTCCTAAGGGCGTTGTCGTTGGCGGCAATCCGGCGACTATTATAAAAGACGTCGACGCGAACGACTGA